One genomic region from Branchiostoma lanceolatum isolate klBraLanc5 chromosome 7, klBraLanc5.hap2, whole genome shotgun sequence encodes:
- the LOC136437797 gene encoding histamine H3 receptor-like — protein MQNTTANMATLEENYTTDFTTDFLNNGTTTLMSLTTNNGSTNGTDGTSGYTPPFSPAVTAVLAFLIGVVILITVCGNLLVIIAFWQNRNLRTTSNYFLLNLAFADFLIGSIAIPMYVPYILSGVWSLGHDACIVWLVIDYCVCSASTLNIMAISLDRYHCVTQAVKYSMRKSIKRTMCHMGLVWIIAFLLYGPAIIGWEHFMGERIVPNDKCYVEFHSNFPFTFTASLVEFFTPFISVSFFYCRIYMEIRKRTQAKLARRVDLQNIGPKKTSNGNARLKRNRLSPTNNVKDSDAEDQKTSYDQLAVTPIEADGSSTVSVQAAAPQGVGPSTSSEPIIADQKKKKPQLDMAKEMRVAKTLAIIVLVFGICWAPYTILTLVRTVCQNCISDVVYEVSFWFLWLNSTVNPIIYAVCHTQFRAAFITLLGRWYQCIVSVFPAAQESTNLDQRYRNSPEATTMGVSGALAMESMNNRASKV, from the coding sequence ATGCAGAACACCACGGCAAACATGGCGACTCTAGAAGAAAACTACACCACCGATTTCACAACAGACTTCCTGAACAACGGCACGACCACTTTGATGTCTCTGACGACAAATAACGGTAGCACAAACGGTACAGACGGAACCAGCGGGTACACCCCGCCATTCTCACCAGCCGTCACCGCCGTTCTCGCATTTCTCATTGGAGTCGTCATCCTCATAACTGTTTGCGGAAATCTCCTTGTGATCATCGCGTTCTGGCAAAACAGGAACCTACGAACCACAAGTAACTACTTCCTTCTTAACCTAGCGTTCGCTGACTTCCTTATCGGTTCGATTGCTATTCCCATGTACGTGCCGTATATCCTGAGTGGAGTGTGGTCTCTAGGACATGACGCTTGTATCGTCTGGCTCGTCATAGACTACTGTGTCTGCTCAGCTTCTACACTGAACATCATGGCGATCAGTCTGGACAGGTATCACTGCGTCACACAGGCTGTGAAGTACAGTATGAGGAAGTCCATCAAGAGAACAATGTGCCACATGGGTCTGGTGTGGATCATCGCTTTCCTCCTGTACGGGCCCGCCATCATCGGCTGGGAGCACTTCATGGGGGAACGGATCGTCCCGAACGACAAATGCTACGTCGAGTTCCACTCTAACTTTCCCTTCACCTTCACTGCTAGCTTGGTAGAATTCTTCACACCGTTCATCAGCGTTTCGTTCTTCTACTGCCGCATCTACATGGAGATTCGGAAGAGAACCCAGGCTAAGCTAGCACGACGCGTCGACCTTCAAAACATCGGACCTAAGAAGACGAGTAATGGCAATGCCAGGCTGAAACGAAACCGCCTTTCCCCGACCAACAACGTGAAAGATTCAGACGCGGAGGATCAGAAGACATCTTACGACCAGCTGGCCGTGACTCCCATCGAAGCAGACGGGTCATCGACAGTGTCTGTCCAGGCTGCCGCACCGCAAGGGGTCGGACCGTCGACCTCGTCTGAACCGATCATCGCCgaccaaaaaaagaagaagccgCAGCTCGACATGGCCAAAGAGATGCGAGTGGCGAAGACACTCGCCATCATCGTTCTGGTGTTCGGAATCTGCTGGGCGCCCTACACCATCCTCACGCTGGTAAGGACTGTGTGCCAGAACTGCATCAGTGACGTTGTCTATGAAGTCTCGTTCTGGTTCTTGTGGCTGAATTCAACCGTCAACCCGATTATTTACGCCGTTTGCCACACCCAGTTTCGTGCAGCGTTCATAACTCTCCTGGGCAGATGGTACCAATGCATTGTGTCCGTGTTTCCCGCAGCACAGGAGTCTACTAACCTAGATCAACGGTACCGGAACAGTCCAGAGGCAACGACAATGGGGGTGTCGGGAGCGCTGGCAATGGAGAGCATGAATAACCGCGCGTCAAAGGTGTAA